A portion of the Carya illinoinensis cultivar Pawnee chromosome 11, C.illinoinensisPawnee_v1, whole genome shotgun sequence genome contains these proteins:
- the LOC122281880 gene encoding NAC domain-containing protein 72-like, translating into MVPPEIDPLSRLSLPPGFRFYPTDEELLVQYLCRKVAGHHFDLQIIAEIDLYKFDPWILPSKAIFGEKEWYFFSPRDRKYPNGSRPNRVAGSGYWKATGTDKVITTEGRKVGIKKALVFYVGKAPKGTKTNWIMHEYRLLEHSRKNGSSKLDDWVLCRIYKKHSNSQKPTTSVSSKEQSNDSSSSSHLDDVMESLPEIDDRFLALQRMNSLRNQQHDEKFNFQNLGSGNFDWASLLGVNTVPELALENQARAQTNCTSNDMYVPSIPPLCHVESPPEKFRNTVDEEVQSGTRTQRPVDNSFFFHQYPNLLTQNFSNTLDPNGFRYPNQPSGFGFRQ; encoded by the exons ATGGTTCCGCCGGAGATAGACCCACTTTCTCGGCTAAGTTTGCCTCCTGGATTTCGTTTTTATCCGACGGATGAGGAGCTTTTGGTGCAGTATCTATGTCGAAAAGTAGCAGGACATCATTTCGATCTGCAAATTATCGCTGAAATTGATCTGTACAAATTCGATCCATGGATTTTACCAA GTAAAGCCATATTTGGTGAAAAAGAATGGTACTTCTTCAGCCCCCGGGATAGAAAGTACCCAAACGGGTCAAGGCCAAACAGGGTTGCGGGTTCTGGGTATTGGAAGGCTACTGGAACTGACAAGGTGATCACCACAGAGGGTCGTAAAGTTGGCATCAAGAAAGCCCTGGTTTTCTACGTTGGAAAAGCCCCCAAAGGAACCAAAACTAATTGGATCATGCACGAGTATCGCCTCTTAGAACACTCACGAAAGAACGGAAGCTCTAAG CTGGATGATTGGGTTTTGTGCCGGATTTACAAGAAGCATTCGAACTCTCAGAAGCCTACGACAAGCGTTTCGAGCAAAGAACAAAGCAACGATTCATCGTCTTCGTCCCACTTGGACGACGTGATGGAGTCGTTGCCGGAGATTGATGACCGCTTCTTAGCCTTGCAGCGCATGAATTCTCTGAGAAACCAACAACACGATGAGAAGTTCAACTTTCAGAATCTGGGTTCCGGGAATTTCGACTGGGCCAGCCTTTTAGGCGTCAACACGGTGCCGGAACTCGCATTGGAAAATCAAGCTCGGGCTCAAACTAATTGCACAAGTAATGACATGTATGTCCCTTCCATTCCGCCACTTTGCCACGTGGAGTCCCCACCGGAGAAGTTCCGGAACACGGTGGATGAGGAGGTTCAGAGTGGAACCAGAACTCAGCGGCCGGTCGATAACTCGTTCTTCTTCCATCAGTACCCGAACTTGTTGACTCAGAACTTTTCTAACACACTTGACCCGAACGGGTTTAGGTACCCGAACCAGCCGAGTGGGTTCGGGTTCCGGCAGTGA